The following are encoded together in the Blautia obeum ATCC 29174 genome:
- a CDS encoding homoserine dehydrogenase encodes MVNIAVLGYGTVGSGVVEVINTNHESINKRAGQEINIKYVLDLRDFPGDPVQEVLVHDYEIIANDPEVDIVVEVMGGIEPAYTFVKRALESGKSVCTSNKALVAKHGPELMEIAKEKNINFLFEASCGGGIPIIRALNGSLTADEVDEITGILNGTTNYMMYKMATEGSDFDVVLKEAQQKGYAEADPTADVEGYDACRKIAILSSLAYGKFLNYENVYTEGITKITPEDMVYAEELGMTIKLLGTSRKLGEDTFTALVAPFLVGQKSPLYSVNDVFNAVFVHGNMLGDAMFYGSGAGKLPTASAVVADVVDEAKNLHENIATNWSNEPMKLTPMEETEGRFFVRVKGVTEAQAEAAFGKLQIVKVASLPDEFGFITECMKQKEYKEKISKLNGEVIAMIRVKD; translated from the coding sequence ATGGTTAATATTGCGGTATTAGGATACGGTACAGTTGGAAGTGGTGTCGTGGAGGTTATCAACACAAACCACGAAAGCATTAATAAACGGGCAGGTCAGGAGATCAATATCAAATATGTTCTCGACCTCAGAGATTTTCCGGGAGATCCGGTACAGGAAGTTCTGGTACATGATTATGAGATCATTGCCAACGATCCGGAAGTAGACATTGTAGTAGAAGTTATGGGCGGTATTGAACCGGCATATACCTTTGTAAAGAGAGCGCTGGAATCAGGTAAGAGTGTCTGCACTTCCAATAAAGCTCTGGTTGCAAAGCATGGCCCGGAGCTGATGGAGATTGCAAAAGAAAAGAACATCAACTTCCTGTTTGAGGCAAGCTGCGGTGGTGGAATTCCGATCATTCGAGCACTTAACGGATCTCTGACAGCAGATGAAGTCGATGAGATCACAGGAATCTTAAATGGAACTACCAACTACATGATGTACAAGATGGCAACAGAAGGTTCTGATTTTGATGTGGTTCTTAAAGAAGCACAGCAGAAGGGATATGCAGAGGCTGATCCGACCGCAGACGTAGAAGGTTATGATGCATGCCGTAAGATCGCAATCCTGTCTTCCCTAGCTTATGGAAAGTTCCTGAATTATGAAAATGTTTATACAGAAGGAATCACAAAGATCACACCGGAAGATATGGTCTATGCAGAAGAACTTGGCATGACCATTAAACTTCTCGGAACCAGCCGAAAACTGGGCGAGGACACATTCACCGCACTGGTTGCACCGTTCCTGGTTGGCCAGAAGAGCCCGTTATACAGTGTTAATGATGTTTTTAATGCTGTTTTTGTACATGGAAACATGCTTGGAGATGCCATGTTTTACGGAAGTGGAGCAGGAAAGCTTCCAACAGCAAGTGCAGTAGTGGCAGATGTTGTTGATGAAGCGAAGAATCTTCATGAAAATATTGCAACAAACTGGTCAAATGAGCCGATGAAACTGACTCCGATGGAGGAGACAGAGGGAAGATTTTTCGTAAGAGTCAAAGGTGTGACGGAAGCACAGGCAGAAGCCGCTTTTGGAAAACTTCAGATTGTAAAAGTTGCTTCTCTTCCAGATGAATTCGGATTCATTACAGAGTGCATGAAACAGAAAGAATATAAAGAAAAGATCAGTAAACTGAATGGTGAAGTGATCGCAATGATCCGTGTAAAGGATTGA
- a CDS encoding calcium/sodium antiporter: protein MEYLLLIIGFVLLIKGADFFVEGSSSLARFLKIPSVIIGLTIVAMGTSAPEASVSINAALAGNNDIAVSNIIGSNIFNGLIVVGICAFISGFKTNKDILKRDMPVNILITVILCIMIANGKLSRIEGILLLAGMIFYILNMIRTALKKRTECPAEQSITLYKALLFIIGGLAAVIFGGNLVVNNASQIAVSFGVSQNFIGLTIVAIGTSLPELVTSIVATRKGDSGLALGNAIGSNIFNILFILGMSATISPLHILSESVIDCGILLISGILLFVFAFTKKSVSRMEGAACALAYIGYTAYLFIR, encoded by the coding sequence ATGGAATATCTGTTACTGATTATCGGCTTTGTATTATTAATTAAAGGTGCTGATTTTTTTGTGGAGGGAAGTTCTTCACTTGCCAGGTTTCTCAAGATTCCCAGCGTCATCATAGGTCTTACGATCGTTGCCATGGGAACCAGTGCTCCGGAAGCTTCTGTCAGCATCAACGCTGCACTTGCCGGCAACAATGATATTGCTGTCAGCAATATTATCGGTTCCAATATTTTTAATGGACTTATTGTTGTAGGTATCTGCGCATTTATTTCCGGGTTTAAAACAAATAAAGATATTTTAAAGCGGGATATGCCTGTAAATATTCTGATCACAGTTATCCTCTGCATAATGATTGCCAACGGAAAGCTCAGCAGAATTGAGGGAATTCTTCTTTTGGCCGGAATGATCTTTTATATTCTGAATATGATTCGTACCGCATTAAAAAAGAGAACTGAATGCCCCGCGGAACAAAGTATAACACTTTATAAAGCTCTTCTTTTTATCATCGGCGGTCTTGCCGCTGTAATTTTCGGCGGTAACCTCGTGGTAAATAATGCAAGTCAGATTGCAGTATCTTTCGGTGTGAGCCAAAATTTCATTGGTCTCACCATTGTTGCAATCGGTACATCTCTTCCGGAGCTTGTAACGTCCATCGTTGCAACACGAAAGGGTGACAGCGGACTTGCACTTGGAAATGCAATTGGTTCAAACATATTTAATATTCTTTTTATCCTGGGAATGTCAGCAACAATTTCACCACTTCATATTCTCTCAGAATCTGTTATCGACTGTGGAATCCTCCTCATCAGTGGAATTCTGCTGTTTGTTTTTGCATTTACTAAAAAATCTGTGAGCAGAATGGAAGGTGCAGCTTGTGCACTGGCTTATATCGGATATACAGCATATCTTTTTATAAGATAA
- the dapF gene encoding diaminopimelate epimerase — protein MVMDNCITMIKYQGLGNDYLVLDPNKNRVQLQGKKIALLCQRGFGLGADGILYGPIEIDGKMGVRIFNSDGSEAAISGNGVRIFAKYLMDHEYVKEQKFSIQTLSGPIEVECLNNRATEFRVKMGKASFISREIPVTGEVREVINESFTFHNKEYKATCLTVGNPHCIIFMNQVTPELAKELGPYVENADEFPEKMNLQICRKIDTGNLDIEIWERGSGYTKASGTGSCAAAVAAYRLGLVENRVNVNQPGGMIQIDIKDDDTIYMTGTVGYVADMSVAESFFS, from the coding sequence ATGGTTATGGATAACTGTATTACAATGATAAAATATCAGGGACTTGGAAATGATTATCTGGTGCTGGATCCAAACAAAAACCGTGTACAACTTCAGGGCAAGAAAATCGCACTGCTGTGCCAGCGAGGCTTTGGACTTGGAGCAGACGGTATTCTCTACGGACCGATTGAAATTGATGGGAAGATGGGCGTTCGTATTTTTAACTCAGATGGAAGTGAAGCTGCCATCAGTGGAAACGGTGTCCGTATTTTTGCAAAATATCTGATGGATCATGAATATGTAAAAGAGCAGAAATTCAGTATTCAGACACTTTCCGGACCGATAGAGGTGGAATGCCTGAACAATCGTGCTACTGAATTTCGTGTAAAAATGGGCAAAGCCTCTTTTATCTCCAGGGAAATTCCGGTAACTGGAGAAGTTCGTGAAGTAATCAATGAGTCCTTTACTTTTCATAATAAAGAGTACAAAGCTACCTGTCTGACCGTCGGAAACCCACATTGCATTATTTTTATGAATCAGGTGACACCGGAACTGGCAAAAGAGCTCGGACCATATGTGGAAAATGCTGATGAATTTCCGGAAAAAATGAATCTTCAGATCTGCCGCAAGATCGATACAGGCAACCTGGACATTGAAATCTGGGAGAGAGGTTCGGGATATACAAAAGCCTCCGGTACAGGAAGCTGTGCGGCAGCTGTGGCAGCATACAGACTTGGACTTGTTGAAAACAGAGTCAATGTAAATCAGCCAGGCGGTATGATCCAGATTGACATCAAAGATGACGATACGATCTATATGACTGGTACAGTCGGATATGTGGCGGATATGAGTGTGGCTGAGAGCTTCTTCTCATAA
- a CDS encoding aspartate kinase, producing the protein MLIVKKFGGTSVANKERIYNVANRCVEEYKKGNDVVVVLSAMGKYTDELISMAEDINEKPPKREMDMLFTIGEQMSVSLMAMAFDKLGVPAVSLNAFQVAMHTTSVHGNARLKRIDTERIRRELENHKIVVVTGFQGVNKYDDYTTLGRGGSDTTAVALAAALHADACEIYTDVDGVYTADPRKVPKARKLKEITYDEMLDLATLGAGVLHNRSVEMAKKYGVPLVVRSSLNNSEGTVVKEEVTVERMLISGVALDTEAVRIAVIGLKDVPGMAFKLFDVLAKKHINVDVILQSIGRAGTKDISFTVDGKDLDDAIVALEENKARLGYQELHSERNIAKLSIVGAGMMSNPGVAAKMFESLYNEGVNINMISTSEIRVTVLINEKDGVRAMNAVHDAFNLAD; encoded by the coding sequence ATGTTAATAGTAAAGAAATTCGGAGGTACATCTGTAGCAAACAAAGAACGTATCTACAATGTTGCCAACAGATGTGTTGAAGAATATAAAAAAGGAAATGATGTGGTAGTCGTTCTTTCTGCAATGGGAAAATATACGGATGAACTGATCTCCATGGCAGAAGATATTAATGAAAAACCACCAAAAAGAGAAATGGATATGCTCTTTACGATTGGAGAACAGATGTCTGTATCTCTGATGGCAATGGCATTTGACAAACTGGGAGTTCCGGCGGTATCACTGAATGCATTTCAGGTAGCTATGCATACGACAAGTGTGCATGGAAATGCCCGCCTCAAAAGAATTGATACAGAACGTATCCGCAGAGAACTGGAAAATCATAAGATCGTCGTTGTTACAGGATTCCAGGGAGTCAATAAATACGATGATTATACAACTCTGGGAAGAGGCGGTTCTGACACGACTGCAGTTGCTCTTGCAGCAGCTCTTCATGCAGATGCCTGTGAAATCTATACAGATGTAGACGGAGTTTATACAGCAGATCCACGTAAGGTTCCGAAAGCACGTAAGCTGAAAGAAATTACGTATGATGAGATGCTGGATCTTGCAACGCTTGGGGCAGGAGTACTTCATAACCGTTCTGTAGAGATGGCGAAGAAATATGGAGTACCGCTTGTGGTACGTTCCAGTCTGAATAACAGTGAGGGAACTGTCGTAAAGGAGGAAGTTACAGTGGAAAGAATGCTGATCAGCGGTGTTGCGCTTGATACAGAGGCAGTAAGGATTGCCGTTATCGGTCTGAAAGATGTACCGGGTATGGCGTTTAAATTATTTGATGTTCTTGCTAAAAAACATATTAATGTTGATGTTATTCTGCAGTCTATCGGACGTGCAGGTACAAAGGATATTTCCTTTACGGTAGATGGCAAAGATCTGGATGATGCAATTGTGGCTCTTGAAGAAAATAAAGCCAGACTTGGCTATCAGGAACTGCATTCAGAGAGAAATATTGCAAAACTTTCTATTGTTGGTGCAGGAATGATGAGCAACCCTGGTGTTGCTGCAAAAATGTTTGAAAGCCTTTATAATGAGGGTGTAAACATTAATATGATCTCAACTTCTGAGATTCGAGTAACTGTTCTGATCAATGAAAAAGATGGTGTGAGAGCCATGAATGCAGTACATGATGCATTTAATCTTGCAGACTGA
- a CDS encoding nitroreductase family protein — protein sequence MEFQKVLETRRTVRKYSAGVTREQMEELLRAAQEAPSWKNSQTGRYYCVLSEEMVDKIRVECLPDAGNAGKSEHAALIITTFVHDRAGFQKDGSADNELGNGWGCYDLGLQNENLILKATDLGLSTLIMGLREADRLREILHIPETETIVSVIAVGKAAEEPIRPHRKPIEEIAKFF from the coding sequence ATGGAATTTCAGAAAGTATTAGAAACAAGAAGAACCGTTCGTAAATACAGTGCCGGTGTCACCAGAGAACAGATGGAAGAACTGCTTCGTGCCGCACAGGAAGCTCCATCCTGGAAAAACTCCCAGACCGGCCGTTATTACTGTGTCCTGTCAGAAGAGATGGTAGATAAAATCCGCGTGGAATGCCTGCCGGACGCCGGAAATGCCGGTAAATCAGAACATGCCGCACTGATCATCACAACCTTCGTTCATGACCGTGCCGGTTTTCAGAAAGACGGCAGTGCTGATAACGAACTCGGCAACGGATGGGGATGCTACGATCTTGGTCTGCAGAACGAAAATCTCATTCTGAAAGCCACAGATCTCGGTCTGTCCACTCTGATCATGGGACTCCGTGAAGCAGACAGACTCCGTGAGATTCTGCACATCCCGGAAACAGAGACTATTGTATCCGTTATCGCAGTCGGCAAAGCAGCCGAAGAACCAATCCGCCCACACCGTAAACCAATCGAAGAAATCGCGAAATTCTTCTAG
- the secA gene encoding preprotein translocase subunit SecA, giving the protein MNLFQKVFGTRSEHEVKRIMPLVEKTESLRPEMQKLTDEQLRDKTREFKKRLSEGETLDDLLPEAFAVVREGAKRVLGMEHYRVQIIGGIILHQGRIAEMKTGEGKTLVSTLPAYLNALEGKGVHIVTVNDYLAKRDAEWMGKVHEFLGLTVGVVLNDMKPEERRAAYGCDITYVTNNELGFDYLRDNMVIYKEQLVQRDLHYCIIDEIDSVLIDEARTPLIISGQSGKSTKLYEVCDILAQQLERGEASHEMTKMAAIMGEEVVETGDFVVNEKDKIVNLTEQGVKKVEKFFNIENLADPENLEIQHNITLALRAHNLMHKDQDYVVKDDEILIVDEFTGRIMPGRRYSDGLHQAIEAKEHVKVKRESKTLATITFQNFFNKYDKKGGMTGTALTEEKEFRDIYGMDVVEIPTNRPVQRIDLEDAVYMTKKEKFNAVVEAVKEAHAKQQPVLVGTITIETSELLSKMLRREGIAHNVLNAKFHELEAEIVAQAGQAGAVTIATNMAGRGTDIKLDDVAREAGGLKIIGTERHESRRIDNQLRGRSGRQGDPGESRFYISLEDDLMRLFGSERLMKIFTSLGVAENEQIEHKMLSNAIQKAQEKIEFNNFGIRKNLLDYDQVNNEQREIIYKERRQVLDGENMRDTIYKMITDIVDSTVDMCFSDDVDAVDWDLNEFNTTLLPIIPIEPLTTEKVKGKRKDEIKHLIKEEAVKLYETKESEFPEAEQLRELERVVLLKSIDSKWMDHIDDMEILRQGIGLVGYGQRDPVVEYKMSAFEMFNNMISSIQEDTVRMLYHVHVEQKIEREQVAKVTGTNKDDTSVKKPVQRKEDKVYPNDPCPCGSGKKYKQCCGRKLMKA; this is encoded by the coding sequence ATGAATTTATTCCAAAAAGTATTCGGGACAAGAAGTGAGCATGAAGTAAAACGTATCATGCCGCTTGTGGAGAAAACAGAATCACTCCGCCCGGAAATGCAGAAATTAACAGATGAACAGTTAAGAGACAAGACCAGAGAATTCAAGAAGCGTCTGAGTGAAGGTGAGACACTGGATGACCTTCTTCCGGAGGCTTTTGCGGTTGTACGTGAAGGTGCCAAACGAGTTCTTGGTATGGAACATTACCGTGTACAGATCATCGGTGGTATCATTCTTCATCAGGGCCGTATCGCAGAGATGAAGACCGGTGAAGGTAAAACCCTTGTTTCTACACTTCCGGCATATCTGAATGCACTGGAGGGTAAAGGCGTTCATATCGTAACAGTCAACGACTACCTGGCAAAACGAGATGCTGAGTGGATGGGTAAGGTTCATGAGTTCCTTGGACTGACAGTAGGTGTTGTCCTGAATGATATGAAACCAGAAGAGCGCCGTGCAGCATACGGATGCGATATCACATATGTAACAAACAACGAACTGGGATTTGATTATCTTCGTGACAATATGGTCATCTATAAAGAACAGCTGGTACAAAGAGATCTGCACTACTGTATCATCGATGAGATCGACTCCGTCCTGATTGACGAGGCACGTACACCTCTTATCATTTCCGGACAGAGCGGTAAGTCCACCAAGCTTTATGAAGTATGCGATATCCTTGCACAGCAGCTGGAACGTGGTGAAGCCAGCCATGAGATGACAAAGATGGCAGCCATCATGGGTGAAGAGGTTGTTGAGACCGGTGACTTCGTAGTAAATGAAAAAGATAAGATCGTCAATCTTACTGAACAGGGTGTGAAGAAGGTTGAGAAATTCTTCAATATTGAAAACCTGGCAGATCCGGAGAACCTGGAAATCCAGCATAACATCACACTGGCACTTCGTGCACATAATCTGATGCACAAAGACCAGGATTATGTTGTAAAAGATGACGAGATTCTGATCGTTGATGAATTTACCGGACGTATCATGCCGGGACGTCGTTATTCTGACGGACTTCATCAGGCAATCGAAGCAAAAGAACATGTTAAGGTCAAAAGAGAGAGTAAAACGCTTGCGACGATCACATTCCAGAACTTCTTTAATAAATATGACAAGAAGGGCGGTATGACCGGTACAGCACTTACAGAAGAAAAAGAATTCCGTGATATCTACGGAATGGACGTTGTAGAGATCCCTACCAACAGACCAGTACAGCGTATAGACCTCGAAGATGCTGTATATATGACAAAAAAAGAAAAATTCAATGCAGTTGTTGAGGCTGTTAAAGAAGCTCATGCGAAACAGCAGCCGGTTCTGGTTGGTACGATTACCATTGAAACATCCGAACTTCTCAGCAAGATGCTCCGTCGTGAAGGTATTGCGCATAACGTACTGAATGCGAAGTTCCATGAACTGGAGGCTGAGATCGTTGCACAGGCCGGACAGGCAGGAGCTGTTACAATTGCTACCAACATGGCAGGTCGTGGTACGGATATCAAGCTTGACGATGTGGCAAGAGAAGCCGGTGGTCTGAAGATCATTGGTACAGAACGTCATGAGTCCAGACGTATTGATAACCAGCTGCGTGGACGTTCCGGACGTCAGGGAGATCCGGGTGAATCCCGTTTCTATATCTCTCTGGAAGATGATCTGATGCGTCTGTTTGGTTCTGAGAGACTGATGAAGATCTTTACTTCACTTGGTGTTGCTGAGAACGAGCAGATCGAACATAAAATGCTTTCCAATGCAATTCAGAAAGCACAGGAGAAAATCGAGTTCAATAACTTCGGTATCCGTAAAAATCTTCTGGATTATGACCAGGTTAACAATGAACAGCGTGAGATTATTTACAAAGAGCGTCGCCAGGTTCTGGATGGTGAGAACATGCGAGATACGATCTACAAGATGATCACAGATATTGTAGACAGTACAGTGGACATGTGTTTCTCTGATGATGTAGATGCAGTTGACTGGGATCTGAATGAGTTTAATACAACACTCCTTCCGATTATTCCGATCGAGCCGCTTACTACAGAGAAAGTAAAAGGCAAGAGAAAAGATGAAATCAAACATCTGATCAAAGAGGAAGCCGTGAAGCTTTACGAAACGAAGGAATCTGAGTTCCCTGAAGCAGAGCAGCTGCGTGAACTTGAACGAGTAGTTCTTCTGAAATCCATCGACAGCAAGTGGATGGATCATATCGATGATATGGAGATCCTTCGTCAGGGTATTGGACTTGTAGGATACGGCCAGAGAGATCCGGTAGTAGAATACAAGATGAGTGCTTTTGAGATGTTCAACAATATGATCAGTTCTATTCAGGAAGATACGGTACGTATGCTGTATCATGTCCATGTTGAACAGAAGATTGAACGTGAGCAGGTAGCGAAAGTTACCGGAACAAACAAAGATGACACATCTGTTAAGAAACCGGTTCAGAGAAAAGAGGACAAGGTTTATCCGAACGATCCGTGTCCGTGCGGAAGCGGCAAGAAGTACAAACAGTGCTGTGGACGTAAATTGATGAAAGCATAA
- a CDS encoding MBL fold metallo-hydrolase, with protein MNITMLGTGNAMVTECYNTCFVLEDGDKHLLVDGGGGNTLLRQLKQAGFDWKDMREIFVTHKHVDHIMGVVWMIRMICQNMKQGQYDGEATIYGHEEVIRILKEMAEMLYPAKQTCFIGDRLHLVVVNDGEERELMGHKTTFFDIQSTKAKQYGFCMDMGNGEKLTCCGDEPYNECEKKYAENSKWLLHEAFCLYDQADVFHPYEKHHSTAKDASELAEQLGVQNLILYHTEDKNIARRKELYTEEGKKYFSGNLYVPEDLEKIEL; from the coding sequence ATGAATATAACAATGCTTGGAACAGGAAATGCAATGGTTACGGAGTGCTATAACACATGTTTTGTTCTGGAGGATGGGGATAAACATCTTCTTGTCGATGGTGGTGGTGGAAATACACTGCTTCGTCAGCTGAAACAGGCAGGTTTTGATTGGAAAGATATGCGCGAGATCTTTGTGACACATAAACATGTAGACCATATCATGGGGGTTGTCTGGATGATCCGCATGATCTGTCAGAATATGAAACAGGGACAATATGATGGAGAAGCAACTATCTATGGACACGAGGAAGTCATCCGAATTCTCAAAGAAATGGCAGAGATGCTTTATCCAGCAAAACAGACCTGCTTTATTGGAGACCGTCTGCATCTGGTTGTGGTAAATGACGGAGAAGAAAGAGAATTGATGGGACATAAGACAACATTCTTCGACATTCAGTCCACCAAGGCAAAACAATATGGTTTCTGTATGGATATGGGAAATGGAGAAAAGCTTACCTGTTGTGGTGATGAGCCATATAATGAATGCGAGAAAAAATATGCCGAGAACAGCAAATGGCTGCTTCATGAAGCTTTCTGCCTTTATGATCAGGCAGATGTTTTTCACCCATATGAAAAACATCATTCAACGGCAAAAGATGCCAGTGAATTGGCGGAGCAGTTAGGTGTGCAGAATCTGATCCTTTATCATACAGAGGATAAAAACATCGCCCGCCGTAAAGAATTATATACAGAAGAGGGAAAGAAATATTTCAGCGGTAATCTGTATGTGCCGGAAGATCTGGAAAAGATTGAATTATAG
- the prfB gene encoding peptide chain release factor 2 (programmed frameshift): MVELDQFKSILATYTEPLVEVRDSLDLANKEQRVEELEREMEAPDFWDNAEVSQQKMKELKSMKDDMEIYHSLETQMEDMETMIEMGYEENDPEIIPEIQEMLDEFQKNFDSIRVKTLLSGEYDSENAIIKLNAGAGGTEACDWCGMLYRMYSRWVDRKGFTMEVLDYLDGDEAGVKSVTFQVNGENAYGYLKSEKGVHRLVRISPFNAAGKRQTSFVSCDVMPDIKKDLDVEINDDDIRIDTYRSSGAGGQHINKTSSAIRITHFPTGIVVQCQNERSQHMNKDKAMQMLKAKLYLLKQQEAEAKLSGIRGEVTDIGWGNQIRSYVMQPYTMVKDHRTSEETGNVDAVLDGDIDPFINAYLKWIALSNKPAEQQ; this comes from the exons GTGGTTGAATTAGATCAGTTCAAGAGTATTCTTGCAACATACACAGAACCATTAGTGGAAGTGAGGGATTCACTT GACCTCGCTAATAAAGAGCAGAGGGTTGAAGAATTAGAGCGTGAAATGGAAGCGCCGGACTTCTGGGATAATGCAGAAGTTTCCCAGCAGAAGATGAAAGAACTCAAGAGCATGAAGGACGATATGGAAATCTATCACAGTCTGGAAACCCAGATGGAAGATATGGAGACCATGATCGAGATGGGCTATGAGGAAAATGATCCGGAAATCATTCCGGAGATTCAGGAAATGCTGGATGAATTTCAGAAGAATTTTGACAGTATTCGTGTCAAAACTTTATTATCAGGAGAATATGACAGTGAAAATGCGATCATTAAGCTGAATGCCGGAGCCGGTGGAACAGAAGCCTGCGACTGGTGCGGAATGCTTTATCGTATGTACAGCCGCTGGGTAGACCGTAAGGGATTTACAATGGAAGTTCTGGATTATCTGGATGGAGATGAAGCAGGTGTCAAGTCTGTTACATTCCAGGTAAATGGTGAAAATGCTTATGGTTATCTGAAATCCGAAAAGGGTGTACATCGTCTGGTACGTATTTCACCGTTTAATGCAGCCGGTAAACGTCAGACCTCATTTGTGTCCTGCGATGTTATGCCGGATATTAAAAAAGATCTGGATGTTGAGATCAATGATGATGATATCCGTATTGATACCTATCGAAGCAGTGGTGCCGGCGGACAGCATATCAACAAGACATCTTCTGCGATCCGTATCACACATTTCCCGACAGGAATCGTGGTACAGTGCCAGAATGAACGTTCTCAGCATATGAATAAAGATAAGGCCATGCAGATGCTGAAAGCGAAGCTGTATCTTCTGAAACAGCAGGAAGCAGAGGCAAAGCTTTCCGGTATTCGTGGTGAAGTTACTGATATCGGCTGGGGAAACCAGATCAGATCCTATGTTATGCAGCCATATACGATGGTAAAAGACCACAGAACCAGTGAAGAGACCGGTAATGTGGATGCCGTCCTGGATGGAGACATTGATCCATTCATTAATGCATATCTGAAATGGATCGCTCTGTCAAATAAACCAGCAGAGCAGCAGTAA
- a CDS encoding ACT domain-containing protein, whose protein sequence is MEKTTEKKKYFVVRERAVPEVLLKVVQAKRLLDSGRAQTVQDAAEQTGISRSSFYKYKDDIFPFHEEARGKTITFIIQMDDEPGLLSVVLQTIAHFHGNILTIHQSIPINGIATLTLSVDILPGEGDAEAMVEEIESREGIHYLKILGRE, encoded by the coding sequence ATGGAAAAAACAACAGAGAAGAAAAAGTATTTTGTAGTCAGGGAGCGGGCAGTTCCGGAAGTATTGTTGAAGGTGGTACAGGCAAAGCGCCTGCTTGATTCAGGCAGGGCACAGACTGTGCAGGATGCAGCAGAACAGACCGGAATCAGTCGAAGCTCCTTTTATAAATATAAGGATGATATTTTTCCTTTTCACGAAGAGGCAAGAGGAAAGACCATTACCTTCATTATTCAGATGGATGATGAACCAGGACTTTTATCTGTAGTACTTCAGACCATTGCACATTTTCATGGAAATATTCTTACGATTCATCAGAGTATTCCAATCAATGGAATCGCAACTCTCACACTCAGTGTAGATATTCTTCCGGGAGAGGGAGATGCAGAGGCCATGGTTGAAGAAATCGAAAGTCGGGAAGGAATTCATTATCTGAAGATCCTTGGAAGAGAATAG
- a CDS encoding helix-turn-helix domain-containing protein has product MDYSQYNLEKTGYLKEDFRLFHINDQTKKDFSYHYHDFHKIIVFISGKVTYHIEGKAYHLKPRDILLVSQGAIHKPEIDPSVPYERYIFWIRDDLSCQELNTCFQKANDRSFNLVRADSALQERLKDLLPEIEQTLQNKHFGDTVLRNALFTQFMIYINRIFLRTSSSPDKKTYSSDTQVEQLLKYINRNLSDDLSIDQLADHFFFSKYHMMRKFKAETGYTIHSYVTNKRLLLARSLLSQGTPVMKAAEKSGFQDYTTFVRAYKKQFGKVPSCE; this is encoded by the coding sequence ATGGATTATTCACAGTATAATCTCGAGAAAACCGGATATCTGAAAGAAGATTTTCGACTGTTCCATATCAATGACCAGACAAAGAAAGATTTTTCTTATCATTATCATGATTTTCATAAAATCATTGTTTTTATTTCCGGGAAGGTAACCTATCATATAGAAGGAAAAGCGTATCATCTGAAACCACGGGATATTCTGCTTGTCAGCCAGGGTGCGATCCACAAACCAGAGATTGATCCATCGGTTCCGTATGAGCGCTATATTTTCTGGATTCGTGATGATCTTTCCTGCCAGGAATTGAATACCTGCTTTCAAAAAGCAAACGATCGCAGTTTCAACCTTGTAAGAGCCGATTCTGCCCTGCAGGAACGTCTGAAAGATCTGCTTCCAGAAATAGAGCAGACCTTACAGAACAAACATTTTGGAGATACAGTACTGAGAAATGCGCTGTTTACTCAATTCATGATATATATCAACCGGATTTTTCTTCGCACGAGCAGTTCCCCGGACAAAAAAACATATTCCTCTGACACACAGGTAGAACAGCTCCTGAAATATATCAATCGAAATCTGTCAGACGACCTGTCAATCGACCAGCTCGCAGATCATTTCTTTTTCAGCAAATACCACATGATGCGTAAGTTCAAGGCTGAGACTGGCTACACCATTCACAGCTATGTCACTAACAAACGACTTCTTCTGGCACGTTCTTTGCTCTCTCAAGGAACTCCTGTCATGAAAGCCGCGGAAAAAAGTGGTTTCCAGGACTACACCACATTTGTAAGAGCTTATAAGAAGCAATTTGGCAAAGTCCCTTCCTGTGAATAA